The Amycolatopsis endophytica genome includes the window ACAGAAGATGTCAGGTCAGGATCGCAGACTGGGGGCATGACGAACACTTTCACCATGCGCAGCTGGGACGAGACGGTTGTCAGCGGCCCTGCGGATGGCCCGCGTTACGCTCACGCGCACTGCACGTTCACGTACTCGGGCCTGATCGAGGGCGAGTCGGTGTGCGAGTACCTGCTGTACTACCCGGGCGAGGGTTTCACCGGCAGCGGGCAGACCGCGCCGGGATTCGAGCGGATCGAGGGCAGTGTGGACGGGCGGAAGGGCAGCTTCGTGATCCGGCACGACGTGTCCTACGGCGCGGACGGGGTCCACGGCACGTTCACCGTCGTCGAGGGCTCGGGCACCGGTGAGCTGGCGGGCCTGCGCGGCACCGGCACGATCGGAGGAGCGAGCGAGACGATGAACTACACCTTCGACCACCAACTGTGATGCCCGAGGTCGGCCGCGAGCAGGTGCTCGCCCACCGGATCGCCGCACAGGGCCTGCACCGCGACCGGCCGGACCCGGCCGGGCTCGCGGTGTTCGACCTCGGCCTGCAGAGCACCCAGCGGGACACGGCGGCGATCTCCCTCGCGGCACGCCTGCCCGGCCCGGTCACCGAGGAGTCCATTGTGGAGGACTCGCGGTTCGTGCTGGCGTGGACGCACCGCGGGGCGCCGCATTTCCACCGGGCCGACGGGATCGGCCGGGTCGCCGCGGCGCTGGTCCCGCTCGGCGAGGACGACGCGATGGCGCGGATGCAGTGGCAGCGCAAGCAGGTCGAGGCCGCCGGGATGGGCGCGCTGGACGGGTTGTTCACCGCGGCGAAGGCGTTGCGGAAGGTCGTCACCGGTGTGATGAGCA containing:
- a CDS encoding DUF3224 domain-containing protein, giving the protein MTNTFTMRSWDETVVSGPADGPRYAHAHCTFTYSGLIEGESVCEYLLYYPGEGFTGSGQTAPGFERIEGSVDGRKGSFVIRHDVSYGADGVHGTFTVVEGSGTGELAGLRGTGTIGGASETMNYTFDHQL